A part of Cervus elaphus chromosome 11, mCerEla1.1, whole genome shotgun sequence genomic DNA contains:
- the ADAMTSL2 gene encoding ADAMTS-like protein 2 isoform X5, translating into MEGRWQPSCWAWSLLAMALVTGSASSTGTTDNSPTSNSLEVGPDATAYWWGEWTKWTACSRSCGAGVTSQERHCLQQRKTSVTGAGNRTCAGTSKRYQLCRVQECPPDGRSFREEQCISFNSRVYNGRTHQWKPLYPDDYVHISSKPCDLHCTTVDGQRQLMVPARDGTSCKLADLRGVCVSGKCEPIGCDGVLFSTHTLDKCGVCQGDGSSCTHVTGNYRKGNAHLGYSLVTHIPAGARDIQIVERKKSADVLALADEAGYFFFNGNFKVDSPKNFNIAGTVVKYRRPMDVYETGIEYIVAQGPTTQGLNVMVWNQNGKSPSITFEYTLLQPPHTHRLQPIYYSFSDPASDSVESQELDGAGLVGFLQHNASLFGQASSERLGLDNRLFGHRGPGIELGLSRGQETNEVCAQASGRACEGPPRGKGFRDGNATRTALAGDSDDREADARFASQELLSPNAISDQLLGAGSDSRELPLNETVNSIFAQGAPRGSPAESLYLDYEESEGAGAYLLNGSYLELSSDRVANTSSEAPFPNASASLPALAGNRTQKARTRPKSRKQGVSPADMYRWKLSSHEPCSSTCTTGVMSTYAMCVRYDGIEVDDSYCDALTRPEPVQEFCAGRECQPRWETSSWSECSRTCGEGYQSRIVRCWKMLSPGFDSSVYSDLCEAAEAVRPEERKTCRNPACGPQWEMSEWSECTAKCGERSVVTRDIRCSEDEKLCDPSTRPVGEKDCTGPPCDRQWTVSDWGPCSGSCGQGRMIRHVYCKTSDGRVVPESQCQMETKPLAIHPCGDKNCPAHWLAQDWERCNTTCGRGVKKRLVLCMELANGKPQTRSGPECGLAKKPPEESTCFERPCFKWYTSPWSECTKTCGAGVRMRDVKCYQGTDIVRGCDPLVKPVGRQACDLQACPTEPPDDSCQDQPGTNCALAIKVNLCGHWYYSKACCRSCRPPHS; encoded by the exons ATGGAGGGCAGATGGCAGCCTTCATGCTGGGCCTGGTCCCTGCTGGCTATGGCCTTAGTGACTGGGAGCGCGTCGTCCACGGGGACCACG GACAACAGCCCGACGTCCAACAGCCTGGAGGTGGGCCCCGACGCCACCGCCTACTGGTGGGGAGAGTGGACCAAGTGGACGGCATGTTCCCGCAGCTGCGGGGCCGGGGTGACGTCCCAGGAGCGGCACTGCCTGCAGCAGAG GAAGACATCCGTCACGGGCGCCGGGAACCGGACCTGCGCGGGCACGTCCAAGAGGTACCAGCTATGCAGAGTGCAG GAGTGTCCGCCGGACGGGAGGAGCTTCCGTGAGGAGCAGTGTATCTCCTTCAACTCCCGTGTGTACAACGGGCGCACGCACCAGTGGAAGCCACTCTACCCGG ACGACTACGTGCACATCTCCAGCAAGCCGTGTGACCTGCACTGCACCACCGTGGACGGCCAGCGGCAGCTCATGGTGCCCGCCCGCGACGGCACGTCCTGCAAGCTCGCCGACCTGCGAGGGGTCTGCGTGTCTGGAAAATGTGAG CCCATCGGCTGTGACGGGGTGCTCTTCTCCACCCACACGCTGGACAAGTGTGGCGTCTGCCAGGGCGACGGGAGCAGCTGCACCCACGTGACGGGCAACTACCGCAAGGGCAACGCCCACCTGG GTTACTCTCTGGTGACCCACATCCCGGCTGGCGCCCGAGACATCCAGATTGTGGAGAGGAAGAAGTCTGCGGATGTGCTGG CTCTTGCAGATGAAGCCGGCTACTTCTTCTTCAACGGCAACTTCAAGGTGGACAGCCCCAAGAACTTCAACATTGCCGGCACCGTGGTCAAGTACCGGCGGCCCATGGACGTGTATGAGACGGGCATCGAGTACATCGTGGCTCAGGGGCCCACCACCCAGGGCCTGAACGTCATG GTGTGGAACCAGAATGGCAAGAGCCCCTCCATCACCTTCGAGTACACTCTGCTGCAGCCGCCGCACACCCACCGCCTCCAGCCCATCTACTACAGCTTCTCGGATCCCGCCTCCGACAGCGTGGAGAGCCAGGAGCTGGACGGGGCTGGGCTGGTGGGCTTCCTGCAGCACAACGCCTCCCTCTTCGGCCAGGCCTCTTCGGAGCGGCTGGGCCTGGACAACCGCCTGTTTGGCCACCGGGGCCCAGGGATCGAGCTGGGTCTGAGCAGAGGCCAGGAGACCAACGAGGTGTGCGCGCAGGCCAGCGGCAGGGCCTGCGAGGGGCCCCCCAGGGGCAAGGGCTTCCGAG ACGGTAACGCCACCCGGACAGCTCTGGCGGGAGACTCGGATGACCGAGAGGCCGACGCCCGTTTCGCCTCCCAGGAGCTGCTCTCACCCAATGCCATCTCCGACCAGCTGCTGGGTGCAGGCTCCGACTCCAGGGAACTCCCCCTCAACGAGACCGTCAACAGCATCTTCGCCCAGGGTGCCCCGAGGGGCTCCCCGGCCGAGAGCCTCTACCTGGACTACGAGGAGAGCGAGGGGGCCGGGGCTTACCTGCTCAACGGGTCCTACCTGGAGCTGAGCAGCGACAGGGTGGCCAACACCTCCTCCGAGGCCCCGTTCCCCAACGCCAGCGCCAGCCTCCCCGCCTTGGCCGGGAACCGGACGCAGAAGGCCAG GACCAGGCCCAAGTCCCGCAAGCAGGGCGTGAGCCCCGCGGACATGTACCGGTGGAAGCTCTCGTCCCACGAGCCCTGCAGTTCCACCTGCACCACAG GGGTCATGTCGACCTACGCCATGTGTGTCCGCTACGACGGCATCGAGGTGGACGACAGCTactgcgacgccctgacgcggCCCGAGCCTGTCCAGGAGTTCTGTGCAGGCAGGGAGTGCCAGCCCAG GTGGGAGACCAGCAGCTGGAGCGAGTGCTCGCGCACCTGTGGCGAGGGCTACCAGTCACGCATCGTGCGCTGCTGGAAGATGCTGTCGCCCGGCTTCGACAGCTCCGTGTACAGCGACCTGTGCGAGGCGGCGGAGGCCGTGCGGCCCGAGGAGCGCAAGACCTGCCGGAACCCGGCCTGCGGGCCGCAGTGGGAGATGTCCGAGTGGTCTGAG TGCACGGCCAAGTGTGGGGAGCGCAGCGTGGTTACCCGGGACATCCGCTGCTCGGAGGACGAGAAGCTGTGTGACCCCAGCACCAGGCCTGTGGGGGAGAAGGACTGCACAGGGCCCCCCTGCGACCGCCAGTGGACCGTCTCCGACTGGGGGCCG TGCAGCGGCAGCTGTGGGCAGGGCCGCATGATCAGACACGTGTACTGCAAGACCAGCGACGGGCGGGTCGTGCCCGAGTCTCAGTGCCAGATGGAGACCAAGCCGCTGGCCATCCACCCCTGCGGGGACAAGAACTGCCCCGCCCACTGGCTGGCTCAGGACTGGGAGCGG TGCAACACGACCTGCGGCAGAGGTGTGAAGAAGAGGCTGGTCCTGTGCATGGAGCTGGCCAATGGGAAGCCGCAGACGCGCAGCGGCCCCGAGTGTGGTCTGGCCAAGAAGCCCCCCGAGGAGAGCACCTGCTTCGAGAGGCCCTGCTTCAAGTGGTACACCAGCCCCTGGTCTGAG TGCACCAAGACCTGCGGGGCGGGTGTGCGGATGCGCGACGTGAAGTGCTACCAGGGCACTGACATCGTCCGGGGCTGCGACCCGCTGGTGAAGCCTGTTGGCAGACAAGCCTGTGACCTTCAGGCTTGCCCCACGGAGCCCCCAG ATGACAGCTGCCAGGACCAGCCGGGCACCAACTGCGCCCTGGCCATCAAGGTGAACCTCTGCGGCCACTGGTACTACAGCAAGGCCTGCTGCCGCTCCTGCAGGCCGCCGCACTCCTAG
- the ADAMTSL2 gene encoding ADAMTS-like protein 2 isoform X1 produces MEGRWQPSCWAWSLLAMALVTGSASSTGTTGTGSAGPSGQALQPPFNRRGASHPGQQPDVQQPGGGPRRHRLLVGRVDQVDGMFPQLRGRGDVPGAALPAAEVLVKTSVTGAGNRTCAGTSKRYQLCRVQECPPDGRSFREEQCISFNSRVYNGRTHQWKPLYPDDYVHISSKPCDLHCTTVDGQRQLMVPARDGTSCKLADLRGVCVSGKCEPIGCDGVLFSTHTLDKCGVCQGDGSSCTHVTGNYRKGNAHLGYSLVTHIPAGARDIQIVERKKSADVLALADEAGYFFFNGNFKVDSPKNFNIAGTVVKYRRPMDVYETGIEYIVAQGPTTQGLNVMVWNQNGKSPSITFEYTLLQPPHTHRLQPIYYSFSDPASDSVESQELDGAGLVGFLQHNASLFGQASSERLGLDNRLFGHRGPGIELGLSRGQETNEVCAQASGRACEGPPRGKGFRDGNATRTALAGDSDDREADARFASQELLSPNAISDQLLGAGSDSRELPLNETVNSIFAQGAPRGSPAESLYLDYEESEGAGAYLLNGSYLELSSDRVANTSSEAPFPNASASLPALAGNRTQKARTRPKSRKQGVSPADMYRWKLSSHEPCSSTCTTGTRDGRGRPRAHLHCGRVMSTYAMCVRYDGIEVDDSYCDALTRPEPVQEFCAGRECQPRWETSSWSECSRTCGEGYQSRIVRCWKMLSPGFDSSVYSDLCEAAEAVRPEERKTCRNPACGPQWEMSEWSECTAKCGERSVVTRDIRCSEDEKLCDPSTRPVGEKDCTGPPCDRQWTVSDWGPCSGSCGQGRMIRHVYCKTSDGRVVPESQCQMETKPLAIHPCGDKNCPAHWLAQDWERCNTTCGRGVKKRLVLCMELANGKPQTRSGPECGLAKKPPEESTCFERPCFKWYTSPWSECTKTCGAGVRMRDVKCYQGTDIVRGCDPLVKPVGRQACDLQACPTEPPDDSCQDQPGTNCALAIKVNLCGHWYYSKACCRSCRPPHS; encoded by the exons ATGGAGGGCAGATGGCAGCCTTCATGCTGGGCCTGGTCCCTGCTGGCTATGGCCTTAGTGACTGGGAGCGCGTCGTCCACGGGGACCACG GGCACGGGGTCGGCAGGCCCGTCTGGCCAGGCGCTCCAGCCTCCTTTTAACCGTCGTGGGGCCTCTCACCCAGGACAACAGCCCGACGTCCAACAGCCTGGAGGTGGGCCCCGACGCCACCGCCTACTGGTGGGGAGAGTGGACCAAGTGGACGGCATGTTCCCGCAGCTGCGGGGCCGGGGTGACGTCCCAGGAGCGGCACTGCCTGCAGCAGAGGTGCTGGT GAAGACATCCGTCACGGGCGCCGGGAACCGGACCTGCGCGGGCACGTCCAAGAGGTACCAGCTATGCAGAGTGCAG GAGTGTCCGCCGGACGGGAGGAGCTTCCGTGAGGAGCAGTGTATCTCCTTCAACTCCCGTGTGTACAACGGGCGCACGCACCAGTGGAAGCCACTCTACCCGG ACGACTACGTGCACATCTCCAGCAAGCCGTGTGACCTGCACTGCACCACCGTGGACGGCCAGCGGCAGCTCATGGTGCCCGCCCGCGACGGCACGTCCTGCAAGCTCGCCGACCTGCGAGGGGTCTGCGTGTCTGGAAAATGTGAG CCCATCGGCTGTGACGGGGTGCTCTTCTCCACCCACACGCTGGACAAGTGTGGCGTCTGCCAGGGCGACGGGAGCAGCTGCACCCACGTGACGGGCAACTACCGCAAGGGCAACGCCCACCTGG GTTACTCTCTGGTGACCCACATCCCGGCTGGCGCCCGAGACATCCAGATTGTGGAGAGGAAGAAGTCTGCGGATGTGCTGG CTCTTGCAGATGAAGCCGGCTACTTCTTCTTCAACGGCAACTTCAAGGTGGACAGCCCCAAGAACTTCAACATTGCCGGCACCGTGGTCAAGTACCGGCGGCCCATGGACGTGTATGAGACGGGCATCGAGTACATCGTGGCTCAGGGGCCCACCACCCAGGGCCTGAACGTCATG GTGTGGAACCAGAATGGCAAGAGCCCCTCCATCACCTTCGAGTACACTCTGCTGCAGCCGCCGCACACCCACCGCCTCCAGCCCATCTACTACAGCTTCTCGGATCCCGCCTCCGACAGCGTGGAGAGCCAGGAGCTGGACGGGGCTGGGCTGGTGGGCTTCCTGCAGCACAACGCCTCCCTCTTCGGCCAGGCCTCTTCGGAGCGGCTGGGCCTGGACAACCGCCTGTTTGGCCACCGGGGCCCAGGGATCGAGCTGGGTCTGAGCAGAGGCCAGGAGACCAACGAGGTGTGCGCGCAGGCCAGCGGCAGGGCCTGCGAGGGGCCCCCCAGGGGCAAGGGCTTCCGAG ACGGTAACGCCACCCGGACAGCTCTGGCGGGAGACTCGGATGACCGAGAGGCCGACGCCCGTTTCGCCTCCCAGGAGCTGCTCTCACCCAATGCCATCTCCGACCAGCTGCTGGGTGCAGGCTCCGACTCCAGGGAACTCCCCCTCAACGAGACCGTCAACAGCATCTTCGCCCAGGGTGCCCCGAGGGGCTCCCCGGCCGAGAGCCTCTACCTGGACTACGAGGAGAGCGAGGGGGCCGGGGCTTACCTGCTCAACGGGTCCTACCTGGAGCTGAGCAGCGACAGGGTGGCCAACACCTCCTCCGAGGCCCCGTTCCCCAACGCCAGCGCCAGCCTCCCCGCCTTGGCCGGGAACCGGACGCAGAAGGCCAG GACCAGGCCCAAGTCCCGCAAGCAGGGCGTGAGCCCCGCGGACATGTACCGGTGGAAGCTCTCGTCCCACGAGCCCTGCAGTTCCACCTGCACCACAGGTACCCGAGACGGCCGGGGGCGCCCGCGAGCCCACCTCCACTGCGGGC GGGTCATGTCGACCTACGCCATGTGTGTCCGCTACGACGGCATCGAGGTGGACGACAGCTactgcgacgccctgacgcggCCCGAGCCTGTCCAGGAGTTCTGTGCAGGCAGGGAGTGCCAGCCCAG GTGGGAGACCAGCAGCTGGAGCGAGTGCTCGCGCACCTGTGGCGAGGGCTACCAGTCACGCATCGTGCGCTGCTGGAAGATGCTGTCGCCCGGCTTCGACAGCTCCGTGTACAGCGACCTGTGCGAGGCGGCGGAGGCCGTGCGGCCCGAGGAGCGCAAGACCTGCCGGAACCCGGCCTGCGGGCCGCAGTGGGAGATGTCCGAGTGGTCTGAG TGCACGGCCAAGTGTGGGGAGCGCAGCGTGGTTACCCGGGACATCCGCTGCTCGGAGGACGAGAAGCTGTGTGACCCCAGCACCAGGCCTGTGGGGGAGAAGGACTGCACAGGGCCCCCCTGCGACCGCCAGTGGACCGTCTCCGACTGGGGGCCG TGCAGCGGCAGCTGTGGGCAGGGCCGCATGATCAGACACGTGTACTGCAAGACCAGCGACGGGCGGGTCGTGCCCGAGTCTCAGTGCCAGATGGAGACCAAGCCGCTGGCCATCCACCCCTGCGGGGACAAGAACTGCCCCGCCCACTGGCTGGCTCAGGACTGGGAGCGG TGCAACACGACCTGCGGCAGAGGTGTGAAGAAGAGGCTGGTCCTGTGCATGGAGCTGGCCAATGGGAAGCCGCAGACGCGCAGCGGCCCCGAGTGTGGTCTGGCCAAGAAGCCCCCCGAGGAGAGCACCTGCTTCGAGAGGCCCTGCTTCAAGTGGTACACCAGCCCCTGGTCTGAG TGCACCAAGACCTGCGGGGCGGGTGTGCGGATGCGCGACGTGAAGTGCTACCAGGGCACTGACATCGTCCGGGGCTGCGACCCGCTGGTGAAGCCTGTTGGCAGACAAGCCTGTGACCTTCAGGCTTGCCCCACGGAGCCCCCAG ATGACAGCTGCCAGGACCAGCCGGGCACCAACTGCGCCCTGGCCATCAAGGTGAACCTCTGCGGCCACTGGTACTACAGCAAGGCCTGCTGCCGCTCCTGCAGGCCGCCGCACTCCTAG
- the ADAMTSL2 gene encoding ADAMTS-like protein 2 isoform X4: MEGRWQPSCWAWSLLAMALVTGSASSTGTTGTGSAGPSGQALQPPFNRRGASHPGQQPDVQQPGGGPRRHRLLVGRVDQVDGMFPQLRGRGDVPGAALPAAEVLVKTSVTGAGNRTCAGTSKRYQLCRVQECPPDGRSFREEQCISFNSRVYNGRTHQWKPLYPDDYVHISSKPCDLHCTTVDGQRQLMVPARDGTSCKLADLRGVCVSGKCEPIGCDGVLFSTHTLDKCGVCQGDGSSCTHVTGNYRKGNAHLGYSLVTHIPAGARDIQIVERKKSADVLALADEAGYFFFNGNFKVDSPKNFNIAGTVVKYRRPMDVYETGIEYIVAQGPTTQGLNVMVWNQNGKSPSITFEYTLLQPPHTHRLQPIYYSFSDPASDSVESQELDGAGLVGFLQHNASLFGQASSERLGLDNRLFGHRGPGIELGLSRGQETNEVCAQASGRACEGPPRGKGFRDGNATRTALAGDSDDREADARFASQELLSPNAISDQLLGAGSDSRELPLNETVNSIFAQGAPRGSPAESLYLDYEESEGAGAYLLNGSYLELSSDRVANTSSEAPFPNASASLPALAGNRTQKARTRPKSRKQGVSPADMYRWKLSSHEPCSSTCTTGTRDGRGRPRAHLHCGRVMSTYAMCVRYDGIEVDDSYCDALTRPEPVQEFCAGRECQPSSVYSDLCEAAEAVRPEERKTCRNPACGPQWEMSEWSECTAKCGERSVVTRDIRCSEDEKLCDPSTRPVGEKDCTGPPCDRQWTVSDWGPCSGSCGQGRMIRHVYCKTSDGRVVPESQCQMETKPLAIHPCGDKNCPAHWLAQDWERCNTTCGRGVKKRLVLCMELANGKPQTRSGPECGLAKKPPEESTCFERPCFKWYTSPWSECTKTCGAGVRMRDVKCYQGTDIVRGCDPLVKPVGRQACDLQACPTEPPDDSCQDQPGTNCALAIKVNLCGHWYYSKACCRSCRPPHS, translated from the exons ATGGAGGGCAGATGGCAGCCTTCATGCTGGGCCTGGTCCCTGCTGGCTATGGCCTTAGTGACTGGGAGCGCGTCGTCCACGGGGACCACG GGCACGGGGTCGGCAGGCCCGTCTGGCCAGGCGCTCCAGCCTCCTTTTAACCGTCGTGGGGCCTCTCACCCAGGACAACAGCCCGACGTCCAACAGCCTGGAGGTGGGCCCCGACGCCACCGCCTACTGGTGGGGAGAGTGGACCAAGTGGACGGCATGTTCCCGCAGCTGCGGGGCCGGGGTGACGTCCCAGGAGCGGCACTGCCTGCAGCAGAGGTGCTGGT GAAGACATCCGTCACGGGCGCCGGGAACCGGACCTGCGCGGGCACGTCCAAGAGGTACCAGCTATGCAGAGTGCAG GAGTGTCCGCCGGACGGGAGGAGCTTCCGTGAGGAGCAGTGTATCTCCTTCAACTCCCGTGTGTACAACGGGCGCACGCACCAGTGGAAGCCACTCTACCCGG ACGACTACGTGCACATCTCCAGCAAGCCGTGTGACCTGCACTGCACCACCGTGGACGGCCAGCGGCAGCTCATGGTGCCCGCCCGCGACGGCACGTCCTGCAAGCTCGCCGACCTGCGAGGGGTCTGCGTGTCTGGAAAATGTGAG CCCATCGGCTGTGACGGGGTGCTCTTCTCCACCCACACGCTGGACAAGTGTGGCGTCTGCCAGGGCGACGGGAGCAGCTGCACCCACGTGACGGGCAACTACCGCAAGGGCAACGCCCACCTGG GTTACTCTCTGGTGACCCACATCCCGGCTGGCGCCCGAGACATCCAGATTGTGGAGAGGAAGAAGTCTGCGGATGTGCTGG CTCTTGCAGATGAAGCCGGCTACTTCTTCTTCAACGGCAACTTCAAGGTGGACAGCCCCAAGAACTTCAACATTGCCGGCACCGTGGTCAAGTACCGGCGGCCCATGGACGTGTATGAGACGGGCATCGAGTACATCGTGGCTCAGGGGCCCACCACCCAGGGCCTGAACGTCATG GTGTGGAACCAGAATGGCAAGAGCCCCTCCATCACCTTCGAGTACACTCTGCTGCAGCCGCCGCACACCCACCGCCTCCAGCCCATCTACTACAGCTTCTCGGATCCCGCCTCCGACAGCGTGGAGAGCCAGGAGCTGGACGGGGCTGGGCTGGTGGGCTTCCTGCAGCACAACGCCTCCCTCTTCGGCCAGGCCTCTTCGGAGCGGCTGGGCCTGGACAACCGCCTGTTTGGCCACCGGGGCCCAGGGATCGAGCTGGGTCTGAGCAGAGGCCAGGAGACCAACGAGGTGTGCGCGCAGGCCAGCGGCAGGGCCTGCGAGGGGCCCCCCAGGGGCAAGGGCTTCCGAG ACGGTAACGCCACCCGGACAGCTCTGGCGGGAGACTCGGATGACCGAGAGGCCGACGCCCGTTTCGCCTCCCAGGAGCTGCTCTCACCCAATGCCATCTCCGACCAGCTGCTGGGTGCAGGCTCCGACTCCAGGGAACTCCCCCTCAACGAGACCGTCAACAGCATCTTCGCCCAGGGTGCCCCGAGGGGCTCCCCGGCCGAGAGCCTCTACCTGGACTACGAGGAGAGCGAGGGGGCCGGGGCTTACCTGCTCAACGGGTCCTACCTGGAGCTGAGCAGCGACAGGGTGGCCAACACCTCCTCCGAGGCCCCGTTCCCCAACGCCAGCGCCAGCCTCCCCGCCTTGGCCGGGAACCGGACGCAGAAGGCCAG GACCAGGCCCAAGTCCCGCAAGCAGGGCGTGAGCCCCGCGGACATGTACCGGTGGAAGCTCTCGTCCCACGAGCCCTGCAGTTCCACCTGCACCACAGGTACCCGAGACGGCCGGGGGCGCCCGCGAGCCCACCTCCACTGCGGGC GGGTCATGTCGACCTACGCCATGTGTGTCCGCTACGACGGCATCGAGGTGGACGACAGCTactgcgacgccctgacgcggCCCGAGCCTGTCCAGGAGTTCTGTGCAGGCAGGGAGTGCCAGCCCAG CTCCGTGTACAGCGACCTGTGCGAGGCGGCGGAGGCCGTGCGGCCCGAGGAGCGCAAGACCTGCCGGAACCCGGCCTGCGGGCCGCAGTGGGAGATGTCCGAGTGGTCTGAG TGCACGGCCAAGTGTGGGGAGCGCAGCGTGGTTACCCGGGACATCCGCTGCTCGGAGGACGAGAAGCTGTGTGACCCCAGCACCAGGCCTGTGGGGGAGAAGGACTGCACAGGGCCCCCCTGCGACCGCCAGTGGACCGTCTCCGACTGGGGGCCG TGCAGCGGCAGCTGTGGGCAGGGCCGCATGATCAGACACGTGTACTGCAAGACCAGCGACGGGCGGGTCGTGCCCGAGTCTCAGTGCCAGATGGAGACCAAGCCGCTGGCCATCCACCCCTGCGGGGACAAGAACTGCCCCGCCCACTGGCTGGCTCAGGACTGGGAGCGG TGCAACACGACCTGCGGCAGAGGTGTGAAGAAGAGGCTGGTCCTGTGCATGGAGCTGGCCAATGGGAAGCCGCAGACGCGCAGCGGCCCCGAGTGTGGTCTGGCCAAGAAGCCCCCCGAGGAGAGCACCTGCTTCGAGAGGCCCTGCTTCAAGTGGTACACCAGCCCCTGGTCTGAG TGCACCAAGACCTGCGGGGCGGGTGTGCGGATGCGCGACGTGAAGTGCTACCAGGGCACTGACATCGTCCGGGGCTGCGACCCGCTGGTGAAGCCTGTTGGCAGACAAGCCTGTGACCTTCAGGCTTGCCCCACGGAGCCCCCAG ATGACAGCTGCCAGGACCAGCCGGGCACCAACTGCGCCCTGGCCATCAAGGTGAACCTCTGCGGCCACTGGTACTACAGCAAGGCCTGCTGCCGCTCCTGCAGGCCGCCGCACTCCTAG